In Micromonospora sp. NBC_01813, the following are encoded in one genomic region:
- a CDS encoding DUF4253 domain-containing protein, translating into MAGNPLTYLRHGSGHSLGLDLPPGRAVYEVESGVLVEPILWISDTCPDAGLWASLQVCHGRTRLWPLLLGGSSYEPGSPWTTGELDPGLIKSRPGDHDAEVLLAKWWSVYATADEDDDMSVPERLTVTAPFGNRWPGLAPAGTLQEDPAARAAEFAEHLVADSRLTAPRLGLSVSARGADAPADLGWGGPLNYENDTAQFSTVLRSWEDRFGARVIGLGPAELYLSVAAPPTDADHALRVAAEHFAFCPDNVWQSSTDTLIRYAGSLRNRAWWSFWWD; encoded by the coding sequence ATGGCAGGCAATCCGTTGACGTACCTTCGGCACGGCTCGGGACACTCCCTCGGCCTTGACCTTCCTCCGGGGCGAGCCGTGTACGAGGTTGAGTCCGGGGTTCTCGTGGAGCCGATCCTGTGGATCAGCGACACCTGTCCGGACGCGGGTCTGTGGGCGTCACTTCAGGTGTGCCATGGTCGGACGCGTCTGTGGCCGCTGCTGCTCGGAGGGAGCTCGTATGAGCCCGGTAGCCCGTGGACGACCGGTGAGCTCGATCCGGGTCTCATCAAGTCCAGGCCGGGCGATCATGACGCCGAGGTGCTGCTGGCAAAGTGGTGGTCTGTCTACGCGACGGCGGATGAGGACGACGACATGAGCGTGCCGGAGCGGCTGACCGTTACGGCGCCGTTTGGCAATCGGTGGCCTGGACTCGCGCCTGCCGGAACGCTGCAGGAAGACCCCGCGGCTCGGGCTGCCGAGTTCGCGGAGCATCTGGTGGCCGACTCGAGGCTGACCGCGCCGCGTCTCGGGCTGAGTGTCAGTGCCCGCGGTGCGGATGCCCCGGCTGACCTGGGGTGGGGTGGACCGTTGAATTACGAAAACGACACCGCACAGTTCAGCACGGTGCTGCGCAGCTGGGAAGATCGTTTCGGTGCCAGAGTCATTGGCCTCGGGCCAGCCGAGCTGTACCTTAGCGTCGCTGCTCCGCCCACCGATGCAGACCACGCGCTGCGCGTCGCTGCGGAGCATTTTGCGTTTTGCCCCGACAACGTGTGGCAGTCCAGCACGGACACCCTCATCCGTTATGCCGGGAGCCTCCGTAACCGGGCCTGGTGGTCGTTCTGGTGGGACTGA
- a CDS encoding M14 family zinc carboxypeptidase, translated as MRFRPPTANNPGSWRRTTVLLIATVVGLFAIVTGPVSADPKPTGADRDSIAGPYRVLGPRTFADRDAVAKTGAAIDYIEHGVINITATRNEVKAIQALGFDVEAVRAPVTEPGDVGTLDFPPSDSAYHNYAEMTAAVNQIVADHPTIARKISIGTSYEGRDLMAVKISDNVATDENEPEIVFNSQQHAREHLTVEMAIYLLNLFTDSYGSDSRITNIVNNRELWIIPSVNPDGSEYDIATGSYRSWRKNRQPNSGSSFVGTDLNRNWGYLWGCCGGSSGSPSSDTYRGPSAFSAPETQALRNFVNSRVVGGVQQLKANIDFHSYSELVLWPFGHTTANTTTGMTLDQYNTFATIGGQMAATNGYTPEQSSDLYITDGSSIDWMWAEHDIWAYTFELYPRGAAGGGFYPPASVITRETTRNRDAVLILSEYADCPYRAIGKESQYCGGGGNPDPDPGTTVWADTFETATGWTTNPAGSDTATSGQWERGVAQATTSGGALQLTAFQGSNSLVTGRLSGTAAGAYDVDGGLTSAQSPAVALPSSGTLTLSLAWYLAHLNNSSSADYFRVSVVHNGGTTTLFNQAGAASNRYGSWATGSYNLTPYAGQSVRILVQAADTSTASLVEAAIDNVTIIRS; from the coding sequence ATGCGATTCCGCCCACCAACTGCGAACAACCCCGGCTCGTGGCGCAGGACCACCGTCCTGCTCATCGCCACCGTCGTCGGGCTGTTCGCCATCGTGACCGGCCCGGTATCGGCCGATCCCAAGCCGACCGGTGCCGACCGCGACTCGATCGCCGGCCCGTACCGGGTCCTCGGGCCGCGTACCTTCGCCGACCGCGACGCGGTGGCGAAGACCGGAGCCGCCATCGACTACATCGAACACGGCGTCATCAACATCACCGCGACCCGCAACGAGGTCAAGGCGATCCAGGCGCTCGGCTTCGACGTCGAGGCGGTGCGCGCCCCGGTCACCGAGCCCGGCGACGTGGGCACCCTGGACTTCCCGCCGTCGGACTCGGCGTACCACAACTATGCGGAGATGACCGCCGCGGTCAACCAGATCGTCGCGGACCATCCGACCATCGCGCGCAAGATCAGCATCGGTACGTCGTACGAGGGCCGGGACCTGATGGCGGTGAAGATCTCCGACAACGTCGCCACCGACGAGAACGAGCCGGAGATCGTCTTCAACTCGCAGCAGCACGCCCGCGAGCACCTGACCGTCGAAATGGCGATCTACCTGCTGAACCTGTTCACCGACAGCTACGGCAGTGACTCGCGGATCACCAACATCGTCAACAACCGCGAGTTGTGGATCATCCCGAGCGTCAACCCGGACGGCAGCGAGTACGACATCGCCACCGGTTCCTACCGGTCCTGGCGCAAGAACCGGCAGCCGAACAGCGGGTCGTCGTTCGTCGGCACCGACCTGAACCGCAACTGGGGCTACCTGTGGGGCTGCTGCGGCGGATCCTCCGGCTCCCCGTCGTCGGACACCTACCGTGGCCCGTCGGCGTTCTCCGCGCCGGAGACCCAGGCGCTGCGCAACTTCGTCAACAGCCGGGTCGTCGGCGGCGTGCAGCAGCTCAAGGCCAACATCGACTTCCACTCCTACTCGGAGCTGGTGCTCTGGCCGTTCGGCCACACCACGGCCAACACCACCACCGGGATGACGCTCGACCAGTACAACACCTTCGCCACCATCGGTGGTCAGATGGCGGCCACCAACGGGTACACCCCCGAGCAGTCGTCGGACCTGTACATCACCGACGGCAGCAGCATCGACTGGATGTGGGCCGAGCACGACATCTGGGCGTACACCTTCGAGCTGTATCCACGCGGTGCCGCCGGCGGCGGCTTCTACCCGCCCGCGTCGGTGATCACCCGGGAGACCACCCGCAACCGGGACGCGGTGCTGATCCTCAGCGAGTACGCCGACTGCCCGTACCGGGCGATCGGCAAGGAGTCGCAGTACTGCGGCGGCGGTGGCAACCCCGATCCGGATCCGGGCACCACCGTCTGGGCTGACACCTTCGAGACCGCGACCGGCTGGACCACCAACCCGGCCGGCTCCGACACCGCCACCTCCGGGCAGTGGGAGCGGGGGGTGGCGCAGGCCACCACCTCCGGCGGTGCCCTGCAGCTGACCGCCTTCCAGGGCAGCAACAGCCTGGTCACCGGCCGGCTCTCCGGTACGGCGGCCGGAGCGTACGACGTCGACGGCGGCCTCACCAGCGCCCAGTCGCCGGCGGTCGCGCTGCCGTCCAGCGGCACGCTGACGTTGTCGCTCGCCTGGTACCTCGCCCATCTGAACAACTCGTCGTCGGCCGACTACTTCCGGGTCAGCGTCGTACACAACGGTGGCACCACCACGCTGTTCAACCAGGCCGGCGCGGCGAGCAACCGCTACGGCTCCTGGGCGACCGGCAGCTACAACCTGACCCCGTACGCGGGTCAGTCGGTGCGCATCCTGGTCCAGGCGGCGGACACCTCCACCGCCAGCCTGGTCGAGGCGGCCATCGACAACGTGACGATCATCAGGTCCTGA
- a CDS encoding ABC transporter substrate-binding protein, with translation MRTPHPLRSAMLRTAAVATAVTLAIAGCGQAGSDGSDDAQPGLSPEAGASFPVTVGELTLDVRPERIVSLSPTATEMLFAIEAGDQVTAVDDNSNYPDEAPTTDLSGFTPNAEAIATYEPDLVVLSGDTNGVVAGLARLSIPVYLADAAVTLDDTYRQLTELGALTGHPDTAADLVETMGSEIDKLVADAPELAEPLSYYYELDPTFYTVTSQTFVGSLFAMVGLTNVADPADPQGEAGGYPQLSAEALIDADPDLIFLADTVCCQQNAQTVAERAGWSTITAVQAGQVVELNDDIASRWGPRVVDLIRAIVDAVDAAAS, from the coding sequence ATGAGGACACCCCACCCGTTGCGGTCGGCGATGCTGCGTACCGCAGCGGTCGCGACCGCCGTCACGCTGGCCATCGCCGGCTGCGGCCAGGCCGGATCCGACGGCTCCGACGACGCGCAGCCCGGCCTCAGCCCGGAGGCGGGGGCCAGCTTCCCGGTCACCGTGGGCGAACTGACCCTCGACGTACGCCCGGAGCGGATCGTTTCGCTGTCGCCGACCGCGACCGAGATGCTCTTCGCGATCGAGGCCGGCGACCAGGTCACCGCCGTCGACGACAACTCCAACTATCCGGATGAGGCACCGACCACCGACCTGTCCGGGTTCACCCCGAACGCGGAGGCGATCGCCACCTACGAGCCCGACCTGGTGGTGCTCTCCGGTGACACCAACGGGGTCGTCGCCGGGCTGGCCCGCCTGTCGATCCCGGTGTACCTGGCCGACGCGGCGGTCACCCTGGACGACACGTACCGCCAGCTCACTGAGCTTGGTGCGCTGACCGGGCACCCCGACACGGCGGCCGACCTGGTCGAGACGATGGGCTCGGAGATCGACAAGCTGGTCGCCGACGCGCCGGAGCTGGCCGAGCCGCTGAGCTACTACTACGAGCTGGACCCGACGTTCTACACGGTCACCAGTCAGACCTTCGTCGGCTCGCTGTTCGCCATGGTCGGCCTGACCAACGTCGCCGACCCGGCGGACCCGCAGGGCGAGGCCGGTGGCTACCCGCAGCTGTCCGCCGAGGCGCTGATCGACGCCGACCCGGACCTGATCTTCCTGGCCGACACGGTGTGCTGCCAGCAGAACGCCCAGACGGTGGCGGAGCGGGCCGGCTGGTCCACGATCACCGCCGTGCAGGCCGGTCAGGTCGTCGAGCTGAACGACGACATCGCCTCCCGCTGGGGGCCCAGGGTGGTCGACCTGATCCGGGCGATCGTCGACGCGGTCGACGCCGCAGCGTCCTGA
- a CDS encoding FecCD family ABC transporter permease, whose amino-acid sequence MSDAAAARRRPGLTVGWFAGAVVAVVLAVVAGLAFGPASLPPLAVAAELLDLLPGVTIDSGLTERQAAIVTQLRLPRVVLALLVGGMLALAGGCYQGVFRNPLADPHLLGVAAGAGLAVTAVIALRPGTGVLTGLPVTVPLAAFVGAIGAVGLTYLLGAAGGRDRSTATLILAGVAVSAFLAAGQTYLLQRNVDTIREVYSWLLGRLATDGWHEVRLILPYAVITAVVVLAHRRELDVLSVGDEEAASLGLHPQRSRYLLLGAASLGTAAAVSVSGLIGFIGLIVPHLVRLVAGSSYRIILPLSMLLGGAFLTVTDVVARTVAAPAEIPIGVVTAFFGAPFFVLVLRTTRRAVVL is encoded by the coding sequence ATGTCCGACGCGGCGGCGGCGCGTCGTCGGCCGGGCCTGACCGTCGGCTGGTTCGCCGGTGCCGTCGTCGCCGTGGTGCTGGCGGTCGTCGCCGGGCTGGCGTTCGGCCCGGCGAGCCTGCCGCCGCTGGCGGTCGCCGCCGAACTGCTCGACCTGCTGCCCGGCGTAACCATCGACAGTGGACTAACCGAGCGGCAGGCGGCGATCGTCACCCAGCTGCGGCTGCCCCGGGTGGTGCTGGCGCTGCTGGTCGGCGGCATGCTGGCGCTGGCCGGCGGCTGCTACCAGGGGGTGTTCCGCAACCCGCTGGCCGACCCGCACCTGCTCGGCGTGGCGGCCGGTGCCGGCCTGGCGGTGACCGCGGTGATCGCGCTGCGACCGGGCACCGGCGTCCTGACCGGGTTGCCGGTCACCGTGCCGCTGGCCGCCTTCGTCGGCGCGATCGGCGCCGTCGGGCTGACCTACCTGCTCGGTGCCGCCGGCGGTCGGGACCGCTCCACCGCGACGCTGATCCTGGCCGGGGTCGCCGTGTCGGCGTTCCTCGCCGCCGGCCAGACCTACCTGCTGCAACGCAACGTGGACACCATCCGGGAGGTCTACTCCTGGCTGCTGGGCCGGCTCGCCACCGACGGCTGGCACGAGGTCCGACTGATCCTGCCGTACGCGGTGATCACCGCCGTCGTGGTGCTGGCCCACCGCCGCGAGCTCGACGTGCTCTCGGTCGGCGACGAGGAGGCGGCCAGCCTCGGCCTGCACCCGCAGCGGTCCCGCTACCTGCTGCTCGGCGCCGCGTCGCTGGGCACGGCGGCGGCGGTGTCGGTGTCCGGGCTGATCGGCTTCATCGGGCTGATCGTGCCGCACCTGGTCCGGCTGGTCGCCGGCAGCAGCTACCGGATCATCCTGCCGCTGTCGATGCTGCTCGGCGGTGCCTTCCTCACCGTCACCGACGTGGTGGCCCGTACGGTCGCCGCTCCGGCGGAGATCCCGATCGGTGTGGTCACCGCCTTCTTCGGTGCCCCGTTCTTCGTGCTGGTGCTGCGTACCACCCGCCGGGCGGTGGTGCTGTGA
- a CDS encoding VOC family protein has product MSVAAAGVPAWVDLGTPDLAGTVRFYGELFGWTADVPGEPDGEAYTLFRKDDKLVAGAGAISLGGQPPTWTTYIGTLDAQATAKLVESAGGTVLMPPFDVLDRARAAVFADPAGASFAVWQPLGMAGAELANVPGALCWNELTTRDPEGAKEFYGEVFDWEVRDTPFPPIMYTEWLVEQQPVAGMMPMVGEDWPAELPAHWMVYFAVNDCDATVEHATALGGTVSVEPTDLPHGRFAVLHDPQGALFSVIRIAGN; this is encoded by the coding sequence ATGTCCGTCGCCGCGGCCGGAGTGCCCGCCTGGGTGGACCTCGGCACTCCCGACCTGGCCGGCACGGTCCGGTTCTACGGCGAGCTGTTCGGGTGGACCGCTGACGTACCCGGCGAACCGGACGGCGAGGCATACACCCTGTTCCGCAAGGACGACAAGCTCGTCGCCGGTGCCGGGGCGATCTCCCTCGGCGGTCAACCACCGACCTGGACCACGTACATCGGCACCCTGGACGCGCAGGCCACCGCGAAGCTCGTCGAATCGGCCGGCGGCACCGTGCTGATGCCACCGTTCGACGTACTCGATCGGGCCCGGGCCGCCGTCTTCGCCGATCCGGCCGGGGCCAGTTTCGCCGTCTGGCAGCCGTTGGGCATGGCCGGTGCCGAACTGGCCAACGTGCCGGGGGCGCTGTGCTGGAACGAGCTCACCACCCGGGACCCGGAAGGGGCCAAGGAGTTCTACGGCGAGGTCTTCGACTGGGAGGTCCGGGACACGCCGTTTCCCCCGATCATGTACACGGAATGGCTGGTCGAGCAGCAGCCGGTCGCCGGCATGATGCCGATGGTCGGCGAGGACTGGCCGGCCGAACTGCCGGCGCACTGGATGGTCTACTTCGCGGTCAACGACTGTGACGCGACCGTCGAACACGCCACCGCGCTCGGCGGCACGGTGTCAGTCGAGCCCACCGACCTGCCGCACGGCCGGTTCGCCGTGCTCCACGACCCGCAGGGGGCGCTCTTCTCGGTGATCCGGATTGCCGGAAACTGA
- a CDS encoding alpha/beta hydrolase fold domain-containing protein — protein MVRVIEMLPGDIDRAISDDHILLDRLFQRLEADHGDRRILADQVVYRISMHLAAEEQTLDPVLDDPAVADRLAAGGLPAEVVTDLVRRSRETRQRIKEAAAEIDRSKPGNLDFEEALNHLIADVRRQATEQEGTLLPALRNAVGPQRMAEIGVQFTAAKYRAPTHPHPQAPNNARSGRMLGGPAALLDRLRDRTSGRRGWVATDASGLLEPQSQALLDAFAALGPRPTEVLDPDEARRQPTLTDAVARIRTDRGDLDEREPVDSVFDYVIDGPGGGLTLRVYRPTSASPTAGLPVLIYLYAGGWVVGSLDTYDATPRALCNKERCLVVAVDYRHAPEHPFPAAHDDVLAATRWLLANASEIGGDPDRIAIAGEAAGGNMAAATCLQLRDAGDRLPLLQVLIYPVTRVAIDDTSGVDAADAAPLNRPMLSWFARHAFPRPEMLTDPRVALLDLPVERLAGLPPAVVITVERDPLRSQGQAFAGRLRAAGVPVEHIHYDGVPHEFFGMGAVLDVAVAAQDRVAAELHTVFNPSGQSSSGWPTGI, from the coding sequence ATGGTGCGGGTGATCGAGATGCTGCCGGGCGACATCGACCGCGCGATCAGCGACGACCACATCCTGCTGGACCGGCTCTTCCAGCGTCTGGAAGCCGACCACGGCGACCGGCGGATCCTCGCCGACCAGGTGGTGTACCGGATCTCCATGCACCTGGCGGCCGAGGAGCAGACCCTGGACCCGGTGCTCGACGATCCAGCTGTCGCCGACCGGCTGGCCGCCGGTGGGCTGCCCGCCGAGGTGGTGACCGACCTGGTCCGCCGGAGCCGGGAGACGCGGCAACGGATCAAGGAGGCGGCGGCCGAGATCGACCGGTCCAAGCCTGGCAACCTGGATTTCGAAGAGGCGCTCAACCATCTGATCGCCGACGTACGGCGGCAGGCCACCGAGCAGGAGGGCACGCTGCTGCCGGCGCTGCGTAACGCGGTCGGCCCGCAGCGGATGGCCGAGATCGGCGTCCAGTTCACCGCCGCGAAGTACCGCGCCCCGACGCACCCGCATCCGCAGGCCCCGAACAACGCCCGCAGCGGGCGGATGCTGGGCGGCCCGGCGGCGCTGCTGGACCGGCTCCGCGACCGGACCTCGGGCCGGCGGGGCTGGGTCGCCACCGACGCGTCCGGGCTGCTGGAGCCGCAGTCACAGGCGCTGCTGGACGCGTTCGCCGCTCTCGGTCCACGGCCCACCGAGGTCCTCGACCCGGACGAGGCCCGCCGGCAGCCGACGTTGACCGACGCGGTGGCCCGAATCCGTACCGACCGTGGCGACCTGGACGAACGGGAGCCGGTCGACTCGGTCTTCGACTACGTGATCGACGGCCCCGGCGGTGGGCTGACCCTGCGGGTGTACCGGCCGACGTCGGCCTCACCCACCGCCGGACTGCCGGTGCTGATCTACCTGTACGCCGGCGGCTGGGTGGTCGGCAGCCTGGACACCTACGACGCGACGCCCCGGGCGCTGTGCAACAAGGAACGGTGCCTGGTGGTGGCGGTGGACTACCGGCACGCGCCGGAGCACCCGTTCCCGGCCGCACACGACGACGTGCTCGCCGCCACCCGGTGGCTGCTGGCCAACGCCAGCGAGATCGGCGGCGATCCGGACCGGATCGCGATCGCCGGCGAAGCCGCCGGCGGCAACATGGCGGCCGCCACCTGCCTGCAGCTGCGCGACGCCGGTGACCGGCTGCCGCTGCTGCAGGTGCTGATCTATCCGGTGACCCGGGTCGCCATCGACGACACCTCCGGCGTGGACGCCGCCGACGCGGCACCGCTGAACCGGCCGATGCTCAGCTGGTTCGCCCGCCACGCCTTCCCCCGCCCGGAGATGCTGACCGATCCCCGGGTGGCGCTGCTGGACCTGCCGGTCGAGCGGCTCGCCGGGCTACCGCCGGCGGTGGTGATCACCGTGGAGCGGGATCCGCTGCGCAGCCAGGGGCAGGCGTTCGCCGGTCGGCTACGGGCGGCCGGGGTGCCGGTCGAGCACATCCACTACGACGGTGTACCGCACGAGTTCTTTGGGATGGGGGCGGTGCTCGACGTCGCGGTGGCGGCCCAGGACCGGGTGGCGGCGGAGCTGCACACCGTCTTCAACCCGTCCGGCCAGTCGTCGAGCGGCTGGCCGACCGGCATCTGA
- a CDS encoding MBOAT family O-acyltransferase codes for MLIGTSGRRDVRLEMAAYGITRFAWGLAKKVCIADSAGLVADAAFGVAGSDMSAPTAWLAAVAYTVQIYFDFSGYSDMAIGLAMLFGFKFPENFRAPYTALGPADFWRRWHMTLSRWFRDYVYIPLGGSRHGIRREYAALLITFMLTSLWHGATWPFLLWGGLHSLGLLVERITGIRDSDRLLWLRRAVTAVFIIVVWVPFRSETLAQTGYIWNAMVAGGLAAPPPMVLITLTPLTVAALVLGVAAFFAPRTATGFQLVHGQFQDFRMRVATVSAPVLLAVAVVGALWLDFSPFLYFQF; via the coding sequence ATGCTCATCGGTACGTCCGGACGCCGGGACGTACGGCTGGAGATGGCAGCGTACGGAATCACCCGCTTCGCCTGGGGTCTGGCGAAGAAGGTGTGCATCGCCGATTCCGCCGGTCTCGTCGCGGATGCCGCCTTCGGCGTGGCCGGCAGCGACATGTCCGCGCCGACCGCCTGGCTGGCCGCCGTCGCCTACACGGTGCAGATCTACTTCGACTTCAGCGGCTACTCCGACATGGCGATCGGCCTGGCCATGTTGTTCGGGTTCAAGTTCCCGGAGAACTTCCGGGCACCGTACACGGCGCTGGGGCCGGCGGACTTCTGGCGGCGTTGGCACATGACGCTCTCCCGCTGGTTCCGGGACTACGTCTACATTCCGCTCGGCGGCAGCCGGCACGGAATCCGGCGCGAGTACGCCGCCCTGCTGATCACCTTCATGCTCACCTCGCTCTGGCATGGCGCGACCTGGCCGTTCCTGCTCTGGGGAGGCCTGCACAGCCTCGGCCTACTGGTGGAGCGGATCACCGGAATCCGGGACAGCGACCGCCTGCTCTGGCTGCGGCGGGCAGTCACGGCGGTGTTCATCATCGTCGTCTGGGTTCCGTTCCGGTCCGAGACGCTGGCCCAGACGGGGTACATCTGGAACGCGATGGTGGCCGGCGGGCTGGCCGCGCCACCGCCGATGGTGTTGATCACGCTCACGCCGTTGACCGTCGCCGCACTCGTGCTGGGGGTGGCCGCTTTCTTCGCCCCCCGTACCGCCACCGGGTTCCAGCTCGTCCACGGCCAGTTCCAGGACTTCCGGATGCGGGTGGCCACGGTCTCCGCCCCGGTGTTGCTCGCCGTCGCCGTCGTGGGCGCCCTCTGGCTCGACTTCAGCCCGTTCCTCTACTTCCAGTTCTGA
- a CDS encoding winged helix-turn-helix domain-containing protein gives MTIDPPRPDPVINTTTRLSLMAVLAAAQEVEFGPARDASGLSDSVVSKQATALETAGYLAMRKGHVGRRPRTWLSLTPTGRRALRNHITALRRIVDLANE, from the coding sequence GTGACCATCGACCCGCCCCGCCCCGACCCGGTCATCAACACCACGACGCGACTGTCACTCATGGCCGTGCTCGCGGCCGCACAGGAAGTCGAGTTCGGCCCCGCGCGCGACGCCAGCGGGCTGAGCGACTCAGTCGTGTCGAAACAGGCGACCGCTCTCGAAACGGCCGGATACCTGGCCATGCGCAAGGGCCACGTCGGACGCCGACCCCGAACCTGGCTATCACTGACTCCAACCGGACGCCGCGCACTGCGCAACCACATCACAGCGCTACGACGAATCGTCGATCTCGCCAACGAGTGA
- a CDS encoding type II toxin-antitoxin system PemK/MazF family toxin, with amino-acid sequence MILVDLNPIVGAEAAKRRPSVVVSNDAANRSAVSRGRGVITVAPVTSNTTRVYAFQVLLPADPVSGLAVASKCQAEQIRSIDVTRVQRRLGSLTPDQLRQLDAAIRLHLDL; translated from the coding sequence GTGATCCTCGTCGATCTGAACCCGATCGTCGGAGCGGAGGCGGCCAAGCGCCGGCCGTCGGTCGTGGTCAGCAACGACGCCGCCAACCGCAGCGCGGTGTCCCGAGGGCGGGGCGTCATCACCGTCGCCCCCGTGACCAGCAACACCACCCGGGTGTACGCGTTCCAGGTGCTGCTGCCGGCAGATCCGGTGTCCGGGTTGGCCGTGGCGTCGAAATGCCAGGCCGAGCAGATCCGCTCCATCGACGTGACCCGGGTGCAGCGACGGCTCGGCTCACTCACGCCCGACCAGCTACGTCAACTCGACGCCGCAATCCGGCTGCACCTGGACCTGTGA